The Streptomyces armeniacus genomic interval TGGAGGGCGCGCGCGACGGCCGTACGGTCGCCGAGCTGATGGCCTCCGGGCGCACCGTGCTCACCCGCGAGGACGTCATGGACGGCGTCCCCGAGATGATCCACGACGTGCAGGTCGAAGCCACCTTCCCGGACGGCACGAAGCTCGTGACCGTCCACGACCCGATCGTGTGAGAGGCGGCGTGACCGGCCGTATGACTCCCGGAGAGATCCTGTACGCGGAGCCGCCCGTGGCGCTCAACGAGGGCCGCCCGGTGACCCGTCTGACCGTACGCAACACCGCCGACAGGCCCGTACAGGTCGGCTCCCACTACCACTTCGCCGAGGCCAACCCCGGCCTCGGCTTCGACCGCGCCGCCGCCCACGGCCTGCGGCTGAACATCGCGGCCGGCACCGCCGTACGGTTCGAGCCGGGCATTCCCGCCGAGGTGGAGCTCGTACCGCTGGCCGGCAGCCGTACGGTGCACGGGCTGCGCGGCGAGACGGGAGGCGCGCTCGATGGCTGAGCTGTCCCGCGCCGAACCGTCCCGCGCTGACCTGTCCCGCGCCGAACCGTCCCGCGCCGAGCTGTCCCGCGCCGCGTACGCCGACCTGTTCGGGCCGACCACGGGCGACCGGATCCGGCTCGGCGACACCGATCTGCTGGCCGAGATCGAGGAGGACCGCTGCGGCGGCCCCGGACGCGCCGGCGACGAGGCGGTGTTCGGCGGCGGCAAGGTGATCCGCGAGTCGATGGGCCAGTCCCGCGTGACGCGTGCCGAGGGCGCGCCGGACACCGTCGTCACCGGCGCCGTGGTGATCGACCACTGGGGCGTCGTGAAGGCCGACGTCGGCATACGGGACGGGCGGATCACCGCGCTCGGCAAGGCCGGCAACCCGGACACCATGGACGGCGTCGGCCCCGGGCTCGTCATCGGGCCCGAGACGGAGGTCGTCGCGGGCAACGGCCGCATCCTCACCGCCGGCGCCATCGACGCGCACGTCCACTTCATCTCCCCCGGACTGATCGACGAGGCCCTGGCCTCCGGTGTCACCACGCTGATCGGCGGCGGCACCGGCCCGGCCGAGGGCAGCAAGGCGACGACCGTCACGCCGGGCGCGTGGCATCTGGCCCGGATGTTCGACGCGCTGGAGTCCAGCCCGGTGAATGTCGGATTCCTCGGCAAGGGCAACACCGTGAACGCCGCGTCCCTGCACGCCCAACTGCGGGCCGGCGCCCTCGGGTTCAAGATCCACGAGGACTGGGGTGCCACCCCCGCCGTCATCGACGCCTGCCTGGACGTGTGCGAGGAGACCGGCGCCCAGCTGTCCGTCCACACGGACACGCTGAACGAGGCCGGGTTCGTCGCGGACACCTTCGCGGCGGTCGGCGGCCGTACGCTGCACGCGTTCCACGTCGAGGGGGCAGGCGGCGGGCACGCGCCGGACATGCTCACGGCGGTGTCGATGCCCAACGTGCTGCCCAGCTCCACCAATCCGACCCGGCCGCACACCGTCAACACCGTCGACGAGCACCTCGACATGCTGATGGTCTGCCACCACCTCAACCCCGGGGTGCCGGAGGACCTCGCCTTCGCGGAGTCCCGTATCCGGCCGACGACGATCGCCGCCGAGGACGTCCTGCACGACCTCGGCGCCATCTCGATGATGTCGTCCGACTCGCAGGCGATGGGCCGCGCGGGCGAGGTCGTGCTGCGTACGTGGCAGACCGCGCACGTGATGAAGCGCAGGCGCGGCCCGCTGCCCGGCGACACGCGCGCCGACAACCGGCGGATCCGGCGCTACGTCGCGAAGTACACCCTCAACCCCGCCGTCGCGCAGGGCGTCGACCACGAGATCGGCTCCGTCGAGCCGGGCAAGCTCGCCGACCTGGTGCTGTGGGAGCCGGCGTTCTTCGGGGTGAAGCCGTACGCCGTGCTCAAGGGCGGCCAGATCGCGTACGCGCAGGCGGGCGACGCCAGCGCGTCCATCCCGACGCCGCAACCCGTCCTGGCGCGGCGGATGTTCGGCGGATACGGCCGGGCGCCCGCCGCCGTCTCGCTCGGCTTCGTGGCCCCGACGGCGCTGGAGGACGGGCTGCCCGAACGGCTCGGGCTCGGCCGCCGCCTGGTGGCGGCCCGCTCCACGCGCGGGCTCGGCAAGGCGGACATGCGCGAGAACGACGCCCTGCCGCGCGTCGAGGTGACGCCGGACAGCTTCGCCGTCACCGTCGACGGGGAGCTCGTCGAGCCCGAACCGGCCGCCGAACTGCCGCTCGCGCAGCGCTACTTCCTCTTCTGACGGTCCTCTGATGCCGCCCCTCGACGCACCGCAGCCCGTGCCGCAGCCGGGGCCAGAGGGGGTGCCCGTGCGGCAGGGCGCCCGTACGGCGCTGCTCGTGCTGGCCGACGGCCGGTTCCCCGCGGGCGGCCACGCGCACTCCGGCGGCGTGGAGGCCGCCGTCGCCGCGGGCCGCGTCGTGGACGCGCGGACCCTCGCGGAGTTCTGCCGCGGCCGGCTGCACACCGCCGGGCTGGTCGCGGCCGCGCTCGCCGCTGCCGCCGCACTCGGCGCCGACCCGCTCGCGCTGGACGACGCCGCGGACGCCCGTACACCCTCCCCCGCCCTGCGCGGCACCGCCCGCAGGCTCGGCCGCCAGCTGCTCCGTGTCGCCCGCGCCACCTGGCCGCACCCGGAGTTCGACGCGCTCGCCGCCGCCCGCCCCCGCGGCGCGCACCAGCCCGTCGTTCTCGGGCTGACGGCGCGCGCCGCCGGGCTCGGCGCCGCCGACGCCGCGCACTGCGCCGCGTACGAGAGCGTCGGCGGCCCGGCTTCCGCCGCCGTACGGCTGCTCGGCCTGGACCCGTTCGACGCCACCGGCGTGCTCGCCCGGCTCGCCCCGGAAGTCGACCGGCTCGGCGCGGACGCCACCGAAGCGGCGCGGCGCGCCCTGGAGTCGGGCACCGACGCGCTGCCCGCCGCGTCCGCACCGCTGCTGGAGATCGGGGCGGAGGCGCACGCCGGCCGGCCGGTCCGCCTCTTCGCCTCCTGACCACCGCATCCCACACGGTAACCGCCTGTACGACCCGAGGAGCGCAGCATGCATCTCGACCCGCTCGACCCGCTCGACCCGCTCGGCCACGCCGCCGAGCCGCGCGAACGCCACACGTACGGCGCGGAGTCCGGCGCGCGCTCCGCCGTACGGCCCGACGGCACGCGCCGCGCCCTGCGCGTCGGCCTCGGCGGACCGGTGGGCTCCGGCAAGACCGCGACCGTGGCCGCTCTCTGCGGCGCGCTGCGCGGCGAGCTGTCCCTCGCCGTCGTCACCAACGACATCTACACCCGCGAGGACGCCGAATTCCTGCTGCGCGAGGGCGTCCTGGCGCCCGAGCGGATCACCGCCGTGGAGACCGGCGCGTGCCCGCACACCGCCATCCGCGACGACATCTCCGCCAACCTGGAGGCGGTCGAGGACCTGGAGGACGAGACGGGCCCGCTCGACCTGGTGCTCGTCGAGTCCGGCGGCGACAACCTCACCGCCACCTTCTCCCGCGGCCTCGTCGACGCGCAGGTCTTCGTGATCGACGTGGCGGGCGGCGACGACATCCCGCGCAAGGGTGGCCCGGGTGTCACCACCGCGGACCTGCTGGTGGTCAACAAGACGGACCTCGCCCCGTTCGTCGGCGCCGACCTGACGCGGATGGCCGCCGACGCCCGAGGTCAGCGCGGCACGCTGCCGGTGGTGTTCCAGTCGCTCCGCGCGCCCGGCGGGGTGCGCGAAGTCGCGGACTGGGTACGCGCGCGGCACACGGCCTGGACCGCGCGCCCGTGACCGTGGCCGACAGCGACCGTACGGACGCCGGTGCCTCCGCGCGCGCGGAGGCACCGGCCGCCGCGCGCGCGGACGCGCCCCGCGCCGCCACCCCCTGCGGCGTACGGGCCACCGCCCGCGTCACCGCCGCCCCCGACGGCCGCGGCGGCACCGCGCTGCCCGTCCTCGCGGGCGACGGCCCGCTCGCCCTGCGGCGCGTACGCGCCGACGGCACGTGGGCGCGCGCCCTGCTGGTGGGCGCCATGAGCGGGCCGCTCGGCGGTGACCGGTTCGCGGTGGAGGCGGCTGTACGGTCCGGTGCGCGGCTGCGGCTCGGCAGCGTCGCCGCCACGCTCGCGCTGCCGGGCCGGCACGGTGACGCGGCGCGCCACGGCGTACGGCTCACGGTGGACGACGACGCCGACCTGCACTGGCTGCCGGAGCAGCTGATCGCCGCGGAGGGCAGCGACCTCGCGGTCACCACGTACGCCGAACTCGCCCCGCGCGCCCGGCTCGTGCTGCGCGAGGAGCAGGTGCTGGGCCGCGCGGGCGACGCCGCGCCCGGACGGCTCACCAGCAGGCTGCGCGTACACCGGGCCGGGCGCGTCCTGCTCGACCAGGAGCTGGCGTGCGGCCCCGGCGCGCCCGGCGGCTGGGACGGCCCGGCCGTGCTGGCCGGGCACCGGGCGCTGGGGCAACTGGTCGTGGTGCGCCCGGAGTTCGCGGACGGACCGCCCACCGCGCGGCTCCTCGGGGACCACGCGGCACTCACGCCGCTCGCGGGCCCCGCGGCCCTCGTCCAGGTGCTGGGCGCGGACGCGCTGGAGGTGCGCCGCGTCCTGGACGGGGCGCTGGACGGGCTGCTCGGCTGAACGGGCTGCCCGGCCGGGCTCGTACGGGCTGCCCGTACGGACCGACCCGCCTGCCGGGACGTGGGCGTGCTGCGCCAGGATGGAGCGCATGGCGCAGACATCTGAACTCGTGCGGCAGCTGGACCTGCAACCCCACGTCGAAGGCGGCTGGTTCCGCGAGACGTGGCGGACCGGCGCGCAGGGCGCGCCGGACGGGTACCCCGGGCCGCGGGCGTACGCCACCGGCATCTACTTCCTGCTGCACCCCGGCGAGTCCTCGCGGTGGCACCGCGTACGCTCCGACGAGCTCTGGCTGTGGCACCTGGGCGGGCCGCTGCGCCTGCGGCTGGGCGGCGACGGGGCCGTCCCGGACGAGTCGGGCGCCGACGACACGGTGCTGGGGCCGGGCGTGGCCTCCGGCGAGCGGCCGCAGTTCCTCATCCCCGGCGGCCTCTGGCAGGCCGCCGAACCGGCGGGCACGGAACCGGTCCTGGTGACGTGCGTCGTCGCCCCCGGCTTCGACTTCGACGACTTCACCGACATCAAGGACGTCCGGACGGGCTGACCGGGCCGGACGGGCCGAACGGGCCGAACGGGCCGAACGGGCCGAACGGGCCGAGGCGAGCAGCCCGCCGCTCACAGGTGATCGCGGGGCACGACGTGGTCCCAGTTCCGCGAGAAGGCCCGCTTGTCCCCCTCGAAGCCGTCGAGTTCGGCGTGCAGCACGAACTCCTTCCGCGTGCACGCCAGCACCGTGCGCGTGACGGTTCGTACGTCCCAGCCGTCGCGGTGGAACGTCATGGTGGAGACCACCTCGCCGCGTACGGACTCGAAGTCGTCCGCCACCCAGTC includes:
- a CDS encoding urease subunit gamma, which translates into the protein MQLTPHEQERLLIHVAADVAARRRDRGLRLNHPEAVALITAHLLEGARDGRTVAELMASGRTVLTREDVMDGVPEMIHDVQVEATFPDGTKLVTVHDPIV
- a CDS encoding urease subunit beta, with the protein product MTPGEILYAEPPVALNEGRPVTRLTVRNTADRPVQVGSHYHFAEANPGLGFDRAAAHGLRLNIAAGTAVRFEPGIPAEVELVPLAGSRTVHGLRGETGGALDG
- a CDS encoding urease subunit alpha — encoded protein: MAELSRAEPSRADLSRAEPSRAELSRAAYADLFGPTTGDRIRLGDTDLLAEIEEDRCGGPGRAGDEAVFGGGKVIRESMGQSRVTRAEGAPDTVVTGAVVIDHWGVVKADVGIRDGRITALGKAGNPDTMDGVGPGLVIGPETEVVAGNGRILTAGAIDAHVHFISPGLIDEALASGVTTLIGGGTGPAEGSKATTVTPGAWHLARMFDALESSPVNVGFLGKGNTVNAASLHAQLRAGALGFKIHEDWGATPAVIDACLDVCEETGAQLSVHTDTLNEAGFVADTFAAVGGRTLHAFHVEGAGGGHAPDMLTAVSMPNVLPSSTNPTRPHTVNTVDEHLDMLMVCHHLNPGVPEDLAFAESRIRPTTIAAEDVLHDLGAISMMSSDSQAMGRAGEVVLRTWQTAHVMKRRRGPLPGDTRADNRRIRRYVAKYTLNPAVAQGVDHEIGSVEPGKLADLVLWEPAFFGVKPYAVLKGGQIAYAQAGDASASIPTPQPVLARRMFGGYGRAPAAVSLGFVAPTALEDGLPERLGLGRRLVAARSTRGLGKADMRENDALPRVEVTPDSFAVTVDGELVEPEPAAELPLAQRYFLF
- a CDS encoding urease accessory protein UreF translates to MPPLDAPQPVPQPGPEGVPVRQGARTALLVLADGRFPAGGHAHSGGVEAAVAAGRVVDARTLAEFCRGRLHTAGLVAAALAAAAALGADPLALDDAADARTPSPALRGTARRLGRQLLRVARATWPHPEFDALAAARPRGAHQPVVLGLTARAAGLGAADAAHCAAYESVGGPASAAVRLLGLDPFDATGVLARLAPEVDRLGADATEAARRALESGTDALPAASAPLLEIGAEAHAGRPVRLFAS
- the ureG gene encoding urease accessory protein UreG; the encoded protein is MHLDPLDPLDPLGHAAEPRERHTYGAESGARSAVRPDGTRRALRVGLGGPVGSGKTATVAALCGALRGELSLAVVTNDIYTREDAEFLLREGVLAPERITAVETGACPHTAIRDDISANLEAVEDLEDETGPLDLVLVESGGDNLTATFSRGLVDAQVFVIDVAGGDDIPRKGGPGVTTADLLVVNKTDLAPFVGADLTRMAADARGQRGTLPVVFQSLRAPGGVREVADWVRARHTAWTARP
- a CDS encoding urease accessory protein UreD; its protein translation is MTVADSDRTDAGASARAEAPAAARADAPRAATPCGVRATARVTAAPDGRGGTALPVLAGDGPLALRRVRADGTWARALLVGAMSGPLGGDRFAVEAAVRSGARLRLGSVAATLALPGRHGDAARHGVRLTVDDDADLHWLPEQLIAAEGSDLAVTTYAELAPRARLVLREEQVLGRAGDAAPGRLTSRLRVHRAGRVLLDQELACGPGAPGGWDGPAVLAGHRALGQLVVVRPEFADGPPTARLLGDHAALTPLAGPAALVQVLGADALEVRRVLDGALDGLLG
- a CDS encoding cupin domain-containing protein, which encodes MAQTSELVRQLDLQPHVEGGWFRETWRTGAQGAPDGYPGPRAYATGIYFLLHPGESSRWHRVRSDELWLWHLGGPLRLRLGGDGAVPDESGADDTVLGPGVASGERPQFLIPGGLWQAAEPAGTEPVLVTCVVAPGFDFDDFTDIKDVRTG